From a single Thalassophryne amazonica chromosome 7, fThaAma1.1, whole genome shotgun sequence genomic region:
- the LOC117513401 gene encoding uncharacterized protein LOC117513401 — protein MTRRCAALACKQLNGPHTFSALASALNEVHCEFNIRDKITRTTTDNGSNFIKAFKLYGQTDENNNPGPCVESAEAEDDNGDGNDEEQESEGMEFVEAGAILDEDDCLEYQLPRHHRCACHLLNLVSAVDVEEANVNSAYKRVSRSAFSKCWGPWNKTARSTTAAEVIEKNCKLQLLRPNATRWNSLFLAVERIIRITREQGEGAITAVCSALKIAMFTPVELAFLAEYMKTMALVAKALDVLQGDTNVQMGWLVPTITILKNKLQNLRLATKFCRPLIDALLKGLEKRFEHVLTEPELIAAAILVTKFKTSWTNDDYTLRLGLDYIKSHLKDQAEDNQAESLPSSEEEEDFFSSIKQPSSQEKAKQLETYLGSPGDTMEALKTFPPICNLSLRLNTALPASAACERLFSVAGLIFRPKRARIDHKNFENQLLLRLNKAFW, from the exons ATGACCAGACGGTGCGCTGCCCTAGCCTGTAAACAGCTGAATGGGCCACACACCTTCTCTGCCCTTGCCAGTGCATTGAACGAAGTTCACTGTGAATTCAACATCCGAGACAAAATCACACGCACCACGACTGACAATGGGTCCAACTTCATAAAAGCTTTTAAGCTATATGGGCAAACTGATGAAAACAACAACCCAGGTCCTTGTGTCGAGAGTGCTGAAGCCGAAGATGACAATGGTGATGGGAATGATGAAGAACAGGAGAGTGAGGGCATGGAGTTCGTCGAGGCTGGAGCGATACTTGACGAGGATGACTGCCTGGAATACCAACTACCCAGACACCATCGCTGTGCTTGCCACCTTCTTAATTTGGTGTCAGCTGTTGATGTTGAGGAGGCCAATGTCAACAGCGCCTACAAGCGGGTTTCACGCTCAGCTTTTTCGAAGTGTTGGGGACCTTGGAACAAAACCGCAAGATCTACCACAGCAGCAGAAGTCATCGAAAAGAACTGCAAACTGCAGTTATTGAGGCCAAATGCAACAAGATGGAATTCCCTGTTCTTGGCGGTGGAGAGGATCATCAGAATTACAAGGGAGCAGGGAGAAGGGGCCATCACAGCTGTATGCAGCGCACTGAAGATAGCCAT GTTCACACCTGTTGAGCTTGCATTCCTGGCCGAATACATGAAGACCATGGCCCTGGTGGCGAAGGCCCTGGATGTCCTGCAGGGCGATACGAATGTGCAGATGGGCTGGTTGGTGCCAACGATCACAATACTCAAGAATAAGCTCCAAAACCTCCGCCTTGCCACCAAGTTCTGTAGGCCTTTAATTGATGCTCTACTAAAAGGCCTTGAGAAGCGTTTCGAACACGTCCTCACAGAACCAGAGCTGATCGCTGCTGCAATTCTCGTAACCAAATTCAAGACCAGCTGGACAAATGACGACTACACCCTGAGACTCG GCCTTGACTACATCAAAAGTCACTTGAAGGACCAAGCTGAGGACAATCAAGCTGAGAGCTTGCCTTcttcagaggaggaggaggacttctTTTCTTCAATCAAACAGCCCAGTTCCCAAGAAAAGGCCAAACAGCTGGAGACTTACCTTGGCTCCCCAGGTGATACAATGGAAGCACTTAAGACTTTTCCACCTATTTGCAACCTTTCCTTGAGGCTTAACACTGCACTCCCAGCCTCAGCTGCATGTGAGAGACTGTTTAGTGTAGCGGGACTGATCTTCCGTCCAAAAAGGGCACGTATTGATCACAAGAACTTTGAGAATCAGCTTCTTTTGAGGCTCAACAAAGCATTCTGGTAG